In Deinococcus puniceus, one genomic interval encodes:
- a CDS encoding TrmB family transcriptional regulator, translating into MSAVIHLQALGLTEYEARAYTALLALGRAVPARVARQAGIPRPKIYETLERLEGRGLAAKVGQNPLEYAPLSAREYLARSRRSFDDRLSALDRDLSRLAPDPAPEAVYHLYGEAAIRSLCEDLTLNARRSVYMAGDAALADRLERLTPRGVELHRTVLTNLPSIAAAGQQAFLLARDGEAALVAHFIEEGGVGDAHGVHTHNPVIIHLIEGYVRLAAQHGVSAPPAP; encoded by the coding sequence ATGAGCGCCGTGATTCACCTCCAAGCGTTGGGCCTGACCGAATACGAGGCCCGCGCCTATACCGCGCTGCTGGCGCTGGGCCGGGCTGTGCCTGCCCGTGTCGCGCGGCAAGCGGGCATTCCTCGCCCCAAGATTTACGAGACGCTGGAACGCTTGGAGGGGCGTGGGCTGGCGGCCAAAGTAGGCCAGAATCCGCTGGAATACGCGCCCCTCAGCGCCCGCGAGTACTTGGCCCGCTCGCGCCGATCCTTCGATGACCGCCTCAGTGCCCTAGACCGTGATCTGTCGCGCCTCGCCCCCGATCCGGCCCCCGAAGCCGTATACCACCTGTACGGCGAGGCCGCCATTCGCAGCCTGTGCGAAGACCTGACCCTGAATGCCCGCCGCAGCGTCTACATGGCCGGAGACGCGGCGTTGGCTGACCGGCTGGAGCGCCTGACCCCACGCGGCGTAGAGCTTCACCGCACGGTGCTGACCAATTTGCCCTCCATTGCCGCCGCCGGACAGCAGGCCTTCCTGCTCGCCCGCGACGGTGAGGCGGCGTTGGTGGCACACTTCATAGAAGAGGGCGGCGTCGGTGACGCGCACGGCGTCCACACGCACAATCCGGTCATCATTCACCTGATCGAGGGCTACGTGCGTTTGGCTGCCCAGCACGGGGTTTCTGCGCCGCCTGCGCCTTAG
- a CDS encoding urease subunit gamma, whose product MKLTERERDKLLIFTAAEVARRRRARGLKLNHPEAVAYITAEVLEGIRDGRRVEDLMGWGATLLTADDVMDGVPELIHDIQVEGTFPDGTKLVTIHDPIRGGHSGVIAGEYLLQDGAIELNAGKPVTVLMVANTADRPIQVGSHFHFFEVNAALNFDRAAAYGQRLNIPAGTAVRFEPGEEREVEAVPLGGTRSVYGMNALVSGDLDSERERALERARAGGFRGAE is encoded by the coding sequence GTGAAACTGACTGAACGCGAACGCGACAAACTGTTGATTTTTACGGCGGCTGAGGTGGCCCGCAGGCGTAGGGCACGCGGCCTGAAGCTGAACCATCCGGAGGCGGTGGCGTACATCACGGCGGAAGTGCTGGAAGGCATCCGCGACGGGCGGCGCGTGGAAGACCTGATGGGCTGGGGCGCGACGCTCCTGACCGCCGACGACGTAATGGACGGCGTGCCGGAACTGATCCACGATATTCAGGTAGAAGGCACCTTCCCCGACGGCACCAAGCTGGTCACTATTCATGACCCGATTCGCGGGGGCCACAGCGGGGTCATCGCGGGCGAATACCTGCTGCAAGACGGCGCAATAGAGTTGAATGCGGGCAAACCTGTGACCGTGCTGATGGTTGCCAACACCGCAGACCGCCCGATTCAGGTGGGCAGCCATTTTCATTTTTTTGAGGTGAACGCCGCGCTGAACTTTGACCGGGCCGCCGCCTACGGCCAACGCCTGAACATTCCCGCCGGAACCGCCGTGCGCTTCGAACCCGGCGAGGAACGGGAAGTGGAAGCCGTGCCACTCGGCGGAACCCGCAGCGTGTACGGCATGAACGCACTGGTGAGCGGCGATTTGGACTCGGAACGGGAACGGGCACTGGAGCGGGCCAGGGCGGGCGGATTCAGGGGGGCAGAGTGA
- the ureC gene encoding urease subunit alpha: protein MRISRKQYADLYGPTTGDRVRLGDTQLLIEIERDLTTYGEEVKFGGGKVIRDGLGQSSTATRADPNVPDLVITNAIILDHWGVIKADVGVKNGRITAIGKAGNPGTQDGVSPGLTIGASTEIIAGEGHILTAGGVDTHIHFIAPQQCWTALESGVTTMIGGGTGPTAGTSATTCTPGEWHIHRMLESLAGLPLNFGLLGKGNASTKAPLAEQIRAGALGLKLHEDWGTTPAAIDAALSVAEDFDVQVAIHTDTLNESGFVEDSIRAFAGRTIHTFHTEGAGGGHAPDIIRVAGLPNVLPSSTNPTMPFTVNTIHEHLDMLMVCHHLSPRIPEDVSFAESRIRPETIAAEDVLHDLGVFSMMSSDSQAMGRVGEVITRTWQTAHKMKLQRGALHTDTRADNFRARRYIAKYTINPAIAHGIAHEVGSIEVGKLADLVLWKPAFFGAKTAMIIKGGLVVAAQMGDANASIPTPQPVYPRPMFAAHGGGMDATCLHFVSGISLELGHLPDVGRRYSAVANTRSIGKADMILNAGTPQIDVNPETYEVRVDGELATCEPLDELPLAQKYFLF from the coding sequence ATGAGGATTTCCCGCAAGCAATATGCCGACCTGTACGGCCCCACCACCGGAGACCGGGTGCGCTTGGGCGACACACAACTGCTGATCGAAATTGAGCGCGACCTGACCACCTACGGCGAAGAAGTGAAATTTGGCGGCGGCAAAGTCATTCGGGACGGCCTCGGCCAGAGCAGCACCGCTACCCGCGCCGATCCGAACGTGCCCGATCTGGTCATCACCAACGCGATCATTCTGGATCACTGGGGCGTGATTAAGGCCGATGTAGGCGTGAAGAACGGGCGGATTACGGCGATTGGCAAGGCGGGCAATCCCGGCACGCAGGACGGCGTCAGTCCGGGCCTGACCATCGGGGCCAGCACCGAAATCATCGCGGGCGAGGGCCACATTCTTACGGCGGGCGGCGTGGATACCCACATTCATTTTATTGCGCCGCAGCAGTGCTGGACGGCATTGGAATCGGGCGTGACCACCATGATCGGCGGCGGCACTGGCCCCACAGCGGGCACAAGCGCCACCACCTGCACCCCCGGCGAGTGGCACATTCACCGCATGTTGGAAAGCTTGGCGGGCCTGCCGCTGAACTTTGGACTGCTGGGCAAGGGCAACGCCAGCACCAAAGCGCCGCTGGCCGAGCAGATTCGGGCCGGGGCGCTGGGCCTCAAGCTGCACGAGGACTGGGGCACTACGCCCGCCGCAATAGATGCCGCCCTCAGCGTGGCCGAGGATTTTGACGTGCAGGTGGCGATTCACACCGACACTCTGAACGAATCGGGCTTCGTGGAAGACAGCATCCGGGCCTTCGCGGGCCGCACCATTCACACCTTTCATACCGAGGGCGCAGGCGGCGGCCACGCGCCCGACATTATCCGGGTGGCGGGGCTGCCCAACGTGTTGCCGTCTAGCACGAACCCCACCATGCCGTTTACCGTCAATACCATCCACGAACATCTGGATATGCTGATGGTCTGCCACCACCTCAGCCCGCGCATTCCCGAAGATGTAAGTTTTGCCGAAAGCCGGATTCGGCCCGAAACCATTGCTGCCGAAGACGTGCTGCACGATCTGGGCGTGTTTTCCATGATGAGCAGCGATTCTCAGGCGATGGGGCGGGTGGGCGAGGTGATTACCCGGACGTGGCAGACGGCGCACAAGATGAAGCTTCAGCGCGGCGCACTCCACACGGACACCCGCGCCGACAACTTCCGCGCCCGGCGCTATATCGCCAAATACACCATCAATCCGGCCATCGCACACGGCATCGCGCACGAAGTCGGCAGCATCGAAGTGGGCAAACTGGCCGATCTGGTGCTGTGGAAGCCTGCCTTTTTCGGCGCAAAAACGGCCATGATCATCAAGGGCGGTTTGGTGGTAGCCGCGCAGATGGGCGATGCCAACGCCAGTATTCCCACGCCGCAGCCCGTGTACCCGCGCCCCATGTTTGCCGCACACGGCGGCGGAATGGACGCCACCTGCCTGCATTTCGTGTCGGGCATCAGTCTGGAACTGGGCCACTTGCCGGACGTGGGCCGCCGCTACAGCGCCGTAGCGAATACGCGCAGCATCGGCAAGGCCGATATGATTCTGAACGCCGGGACGCCGCAGATCGACGTGAATCCCGAAACCTATGAAGTGCGGGTAGACGGCGAACTGGCAACGTGTGAACCGCTGGACGAACTGCCGTTGGCGCAGAAGTATTTTTTATTCTGA